AACCAAGTCATTGCACTGTTTTGGATATGGTGGAAGAGAGTCCCGCTAGAGACATACTCATAAACCAGTAAGGGAACTTCTGCCTCCAGACAACACCCTAAGAGCTTCACAACATTACGATGATTAACCTGCGTAAGAATAACCATCTCATTGATAAACTGCTCTATCTGACTCTCGTCAATTATTCTCGACTTCTTGATTGCAACAATGCGTTTATCAGGTAGAATTCCTTTGTAGACTGTTCCATAACCACCTCGACCAAGGATCCTGTCTTCTGCATATTTGTTGGTAGCTTTCTCTAGCTCTTCAGCCGTAAAAACTTTTGTTGATTCCACACCACCTCCATTTGAGGACAGTTGTTGCTTCAACAGCAAGCCACCATTTTGCTGAAAGAAGTTTTCTCTGAGTTTAATAAGCTTCCTCTTTTTGATGCCAAAGTACAGCCAAGTTATTCCCACCAGCAAAGACAGAAagccaaaacccaaacctgcAAATCAATCATATTTTAATCGAGAGCAAGGAATCGTATATAACAGTTTTTTTATGTGATCAGATGAAGGTAGTTTCATTTATCAAAATCTATCTTCACATGGGATGATATCAGCATCTGCTGATAGCTTTGGATCATGCAGTCATAGCAATGAAGCATGCCAATTTGTTCTGTAGACTAACAGGGCATTATGATTGACAGCAGTTAATTCTTCTCACAAGCAGCTTAGATGTTTGGTCACAAGTGATGTCATGAAGTAAATCTTCCACAGAAGAAAACAAGCCGATTATTTGAGGAGATGTAGAACTATTTAAAGGATGTTAATTTATCGTCTGGATTGTTGGTCTTTGCATTTGTATTTCTTCTTGGTCTGAATGGCAGTTTGCTATACTCGGTAAATATTGCCGTGATGTGGCCATGAaggattttattcttttttaaatttgtcGTATCTGGTGTCATAAATTAGAGCTTCATAAGACAATCATAGCTTGGTACCCTTAGCCAACTTTAAGATACATACGTAATTCTGTAAGAATGAGCATCATCTAGTTACCTAGAGAAAGCTTGATTACTGGGAGCTCTTTGTTTTTGGCAATGCAACCACGGCCATCTTTTCTGCCATCACCATAATATCCTCCAGGACAAGAGCAGTTGTACGCACCTGGAGTGTTGATACAGATCCTTTCACAGGGATTGTTTTTTGGATCTGCACATTCGTTGATGtctggccaaaaaaaaaaggggaagtaCAAAAAGATCAAGAAGCAAGTCAGGTCAGAGTAAAATCATGCGCAACAACGTTTTAATTTCACCATCTCTTGGGATTTGATTCAAAGAAAGCAGATAAATGTATGACTATATGACCAACCTTGGCAGCCTGGACTGACGTAAGGATTGCCCTCGTAACCCGGATTGCAGCTGCAGCGATACCCCCCAAATCCGGTCTCTGAATCAACGCAGTCACTGTTAGCTTTGCATGCATAATCATTTGCTTTCTGGGCTTCTGAGCAACTCAGGTTTCCAAGTGCCCAGTCCAGCACTATCGGAACGGTGGCCAAGGTCCTCTGCATGAAATTAGGATCAGAAAAATCGGACGCCCCGCGGAATATGAATCGATCCTGCTCACCGAGAAAGGCATAGCTACAGGGATCGAATGAGGAGACCGTCGTATGGTTCTTCAACGAGCTGAGGGAAGCAAAATAGTACTTGAGACCCCTGGGTATGGATGTTTGGCAACACCCAATGCCGGAACAGTACCCATCAGGCACGTCCTCGGCTTTGGAGCAGAGAGATACGCATCCACTAGTGAAGTTGAAGCCTTCAGATCCCGTTATGAGAGCGAAGTCATCGCAGCCGATGACAGTGAACTTGTTTAGTTCCGAAAAGCTGTATGGCGTACTCCCTAGGTTGGTCCAGGCTGTGTTATCCTGGACCAATGCCCCGGATTGACTGTAGCACTTCTTGGCCATGACATTGGAAATGCGGATCTGGCTATCTGATATATCATAAATCTCTAGCTGACCTATGAAAGGCTTGGGAGGGTTGAAAGATGTGTTGCATGTAATCTCAAACCAAGTCCCTATAGCACAACCAGATCCTGGGCCAACTCCAAAGGGATATGGAACTGTCAGGTTTCCACACTGGCGCTGACATCCTGgtaatttggtgatgttggcacCTTTGGTGATGGTGGTGACGGCGGCGGTGGTGTTTGTGTTTGTGTTGTTCTGGGCTGCCGATATTGCAGTCAACGCTAGGCCGCAGAGGTAAAACCAGGCAATGCAGATAATAAAAATCCTTGGCATGATTGCAGATTGGTGCTTAACTATCACCGTCTGCCCTAGTAAGCAACAAGCATTCTTATAGGCTATTGGCTATCAAGAAGTTGCACATCGTTTCTGCTCTATAACAGCGTTTGAAAATCATttcatcatttattttttaactcTTCAGGAAAGCACTGTCTAACTCAGAGCTTTACTGTCAAAGCAAAGAAAGAGCAAGGGAATACTCTACTAGTGCTAGGAAAGGAAACAACTAAGAACCAATCATCCCGTTTACTTGCTATTCTGGTCTGATGCGGCAGTCTGGTGAAGGTTAGGACTTTGGGATGGGGGAGTTAAAATCGTGCTGAATCATGGTCCtttaaataaatggataatGATATCTATCTTGATTTTACTGCCATGAAAACAAATTGCAGCGCAAGTCCATTGCCCGTCTAGTTCTTCGTTCGCCCATTATCATTGTACGCAGTAGGTAGCAATGGTCGCTACAGCTGGTAAGTGTTAAATACAACTGGGAAGAATacttaaaaacagaaaaagggaGTGAGCAACTAAGCAACGCGAGTCGACCTTTTGCTGTGCGTAATTTAAAACGACGACTGACTTTAAGCATGTCGTGCGCCTGGGCTGCGGGTCAAAAATCTTTGGAAGGTTCGTACATGTGATAGACTCAGATGAGTTGCGGCCGAgcgataaatatatatatatataacaaagtTTTGTGGTGCCAAATTGGGTGGTGAGACGAGAGATTTGCTCTACACACACagtttttttccttcttgtacGTGGTGTCCAGAACCAGAACCAGTGGGACGACAGCAGCTACCCCATTGTCAAAAGTAGGCGAGATACTGCCTTTGACAATTGCGGTCGGTATCGTCCTCTAATAATCGTCGGCATCCAGATCCAGTACTAAAGAAAGGAATTATTAGAATGTCAAATAAAACccttatactccctccgtcccacttttatagtcctatttcttttttcacacagtttgagaaaaaatagttaattttattgaaaaagtaaatttagattgctattttcctaaaatacccttacattaaatatggtacaattttatgggaatttgaattgatgataaaaaaaagaatcaactctcattaaatggggtaggtttatagtaataactacttacattgaataagggtattttagaaaaattaaaatacaactacattattttattgggatgtggactataatttgggacagatgaaaaagaaatacaggactatcaaagtgggacggagggagtagcaAAGTAGGCAGCCGCGTTGAAAAGATTTTTGCAGAATGATAATCGTTGACGTACTGAACTGGAAAGCGTAAATCCCGGCCGGTCTTTGGTCAATTTGAAGAAAGAATTAATATGAATTcgtcttttatatatatatatatatatatatatgcatttcTCAGCATGAGCAATAATGCAATAATGCATGTTGCAGATTCTGCGATCTTCTTAATTTCTTCAGAAACAGGAATAGAAGTCAAGGAGGAGCACCAAAATAATGCATGGCCCCGCATTATTGCGGAAAAACTAATTGAAGACTTCCAAGTCAACTCGTATCATTTTCATTGCTCCTATATAATATATACGAAAATTTGCTAAATTAGTCTCTAACATTTacacaaaaaacttttttttaatcCCTAATATTTAAAATCAGTTAGAATAGTCTCTAACATATAAACTATGATCCATTTTTATTCTAATGCTCGTATTTGCTCATTTCTCTAACTGAAAATAGCATGTCTCTCTCACGTGGATATATTTTCAAGAGTAAAACTGAAAAACACACTTATCTTCAATGTAAATGTGGAATTGAATATtctgttgttgttgttgctgcTGTTTATTCTTTCAAATACCTCCGAATACAAGGATGCAAACTATGACAATACCAAAAGAACAAATAGCATTTATTTTGGTTAAAACTGTTAATCGAACCAGGCAGCTCGCGAGCCGAGCTCGACCCGGCTCGATAAAGGCTCGGCTCGGCTTGTTTATAAAGagaaacgagccgagctcgagttcTAATCAACACTCGTTTAAAACACGAGCCAGCTCGTTAGGCTCGAAAGATAAGGGTTTTTTCGTCATTTCAATGTGTATGTGGTACTCTAACTAAGTCATCTCCCGTGTAGCCCTAATTCTTCCTTTCCTCTTTTGGTCCTTCGTTTTCCTGTCCCATAGCCGTCACCCCGCAGCCGCATCCCAATCCCTGCAGCCTCCATTCTCACGCCGCACCCCGCAGCCGCAGCCTCACCCCGCAGGGCCGCAGCCGCCATTCTCACCGCCAGGCGCCATCCACAACCGCAGCCGCAGCAGCAACGGCCAGGCGCCTCCTCTGATTTCTATCAACTCTTTTTCCGTTCCGCAGCCGCACCCACCGTCACCGACTCACTATATGGAGCACCCTCCATTCTCGCTACTGTCACTGATCGTGAACCACCCTTTACAGAAATCCCATTCTCTCCCTGTTTGCCTCATTCTTGCAGCTTTTGAGCCGATAATTTTCAAGAAAGACGCACTACTGAAGAATCATTTGAGAGCTTTAACCCAGAAAATCTTTCAAGTTTAATTGTAAGATACACCCTCAACTTTCTTCAGGTTGCAAAGCACCCCTTAAACTATCATTTTCCtgtctatctttttttttttttttaacacgaTGTACTCCGAGTGCAGTTTTTGCTACTACGTTCTAATGCTTACAAAATTAACGGAATTGTGTTTTCATCTAGTTGTTAACAACAGTTTAAATTTGAGGCAATGGTTTTTCTAGAGTGA
The Coffea arabica cultivar ET-39 chromosome 6c, Coffea Arabica ET-39 HiFi, whole genome shotgun sequence genome window above contains:
- the LOC113692146 gene encoding wall-associated receptor kinase 2-like, which gives rise to MPRIFIICIAWFYLCGLALTAISAAQNNTNTNTTAAVTTITKGANITKLPGCQRQCGNLTVPYPFGVGPGSGCAIGTWFEITCNTSFNPPKPFIGQLEIYDISDSQIRISNVMAKKCYSQSGALVQDNTAWTNLGSTPYSFSELNKFTVIGCDDFALITGSEGFNFTSGCVSLCSKAEDVPDGYCSGIGCCQTSIPRGLKYYFASLSSLKNHTTVSSFDPCSYAFLGEQDRFIFRGASDFSDPNFMQRTLATVPIVLDWALGNLSCSEAQKANDYACKANSDCVDSETGFGGYRCSCNPGYEGNPYVSPGCQDINECADPKNNPCERICINTPGAYNCSCPGGYYGDGRKDGRGCIAKNKELPVIKLSLGLGFGFLSLLVGITWLYFGIKKRKLIKLRENFFQQNGGLLLKQQLSSNGGGVESTKVFTAEELEKATNKYAEDRILGRGGYGTVYKGILPDKRIVAIKKSRIIDESQIEQFINEMVILTQVNHRNVVKLLGCCLEAEVPLLVYEYVSSGTLFHHIQNSAMTWLSWEDRLRIAAEAAGALSYLHSAASKPVIHRDVKSANILLDEYYTAKISDFGASRLVPLDQTQVTTLVQGTLGYLDPEYFHTSQLTEKSDVYSFGVVLAELLTGKKPLCMERCQEERNLAKYFVMSMKENRLFQILEPRVVREGALEQLQAAGELVKRCLYLSGADRPTMKEVAMELEGLRKFTLRHPWANQHGHEESMGLMTENEASDLYTVPMSPYSDTVPLSGQYSSDAAQMMFPANSPR